From Streptomyces sp. NBC_01551:
GACCGCCGACTTGTCGCCGATCGGGGTCTGGCAGTCGTAGGCGACGTCGACGACGTCGGCGTGGGCCGCTGGGGCGGCCAGCAGGACCGCCGCTGCGGCCAGCGCGGAGGCCAGCGCTGGCGCGGTGGAGCGTTTCCGGTCGGTCACCTTCGTCTTCCCCTCAGGCCACAAGTTACTGACGACACATCAGATTGGTGGCTCAAGGTACGCCCGGGACCTTACGGAGGGAAGACACGGGACAGGCCTGGATCCACGGCCTTTCGGCCGCCCGGATTCAGGCCATGTCCGTGCGGGGCGGGGGCGGTTCAGACGGCGCGGACACCCCGCTGCCAGACGGCGGAGACGAGCGGGACACCGGGCCGGTAGGCGAGGTGGACGTGGCTCGGGGCCTCCAGCAGGGCCAGGTCGGCGCGGGCTCCGGGGGTCACGACGCCCACGTCGGTGCGACGCAGCGCGCGGGCGCCGCCGGCGGTGGCGGACCACAGGGCCTCGTCCGGGGTCATCCGCATGTCCCGGACGGCGAGCGCGATGCAGAACGGCATCGAACTCGTGTAGGAGGAGCCGGGGTTGCAGTCGGTGGACAGCGCGACGGTGACGCCCGCGTCGATCAGGCGGCGGGCGTCGGGCCACTGGGCGCGGGTGGAGAACTCGGCGCCGGGCAGCAGGGTGGCGACGGTCGTCCCGGCGGCCTGCGCGAGGGCGTCCACGTCGGCGTCGGTGAGGTGGGTGCAGTGGTCGGCGGAGGCGGCCTCCAGCTCCACGGCGAGCTGCACGCCGGGTCCGTACGAGAGCTGGTTGGCGTGCACGCGCGGGATCAGCCCGGCGGCGGCGCCGGCGGTGAGGATCGCGCGGGCCTGGTCGCCGTCGAAGGCGCCCTTCTCGCAGAACACGTCCACCCAGCGGGCGTACGGGGCGCAGGCGGCCAGCATCTCGCCGGTGACGAGTGCGACGTACCCGGCCGGGTCGTCGGCGTAGTCGGGGGAGACGATGTGCGCGCCGAGGTAGGTGACCTCCTCGGTGTGCGCGGCGGCGATGCGCAGGGCGCGGGCTTCGTCGGCGACGGTCAGGCCGTAGCCGGACTTGGTCTCGAAGGTGGTGGTCCCCTGGCGGCGGGCCTCGTCGAGGTGGCGCAGCAGGTTGGCCTCCAGCTCCGCGTCGGTGGCGGCGCGGGTGGCGGCGACGGTGGTGCGGATGCCGCCGGCGGAGTAGCTGCGGCCGGACATCCGGGCGTTGAACTCGGCGGTGCGGTCGCCGGCGAAGACGAGGTGCGAGTGCGAGTCGACGAAGCCGGGGATGACGGCCCGACCCTGCGCGTCGAAGGCCTCGTCCGCGGCCGGCGCCTTGGCGGCGGGGCCGACCCACGCGACCTTGTCGCCGTCGATGACGACCGTCGCGTTCTCGATCAGGCCGAGGGGTGAGCCGTCGCCCAGGGCGGGGTCGTTGGTGACGAGGCTGCCGATGTCGGTGATGGCGGTGGTGGTCATGGGGGTTCCTCTCAGAGGGTTCGTTCCCCCACCCCTTCCTTTCGCCGTTTCCTGGGGCTCCGCCCCAGACCCCGCGCCTCAAACGCCGTCGGGGCTGATTTCAGTCCGTCCGGCGTTTGAGGACCGGGTCCGGGCAGAGCCCGGTTTCGGGAAGGGGCGGGGTGGGGGAAAGGCCCGCCGCAGGCGCCGCGGTCAGGCGCGCAGGGCTGCGATGGACTCGGACAGGGCCGTCGGGACGTCCCCGACCAGAGTGTGGTGGCCGTCGCGGACCACGTGGCGGCCGGCCACGACCGTGTGGCGGACGTCGGCGGCGGTGGCGGCGAACACCGCCGTCTCGGCACCCAGCCGGGCCGGCGGACCGGCCGTGCGGACGGAGTCCAGCGCGATCGTGGTGAAGTCCGCGAGCGCGCCCGCCTCCAGGCGGCCCGCGTCGGCCAGGCCGAGCGCCGCGTGCCCGTCGGCGGTGGCGGCGGTGAGCAGGGCGTTGGCCGTCCAGTGCCCCCGCGTCCGGCTGCGCAGCCGCTCGTTGAGCTCCATCGCC
This genomic window contains:
- the hutI gene encoding imidazolonepropionase, whose protein sequence is MTTTAITDIGSLVTNDPALGDGSPLGLIENATVVIDGDKVAWVGPAAKAPAADEAFDAQGRAVIPGFVDSHSHLVFAGDRTAEFNARMSGRSYSAGGIRTTVAATRAATDAELEANLLRHLDEARRQGTTTFETKSGYGLTVADEARALRIAAAHTEEVTYLGAHIVSPDYADDPAGYVALVTGEMLAACAPYARWVDVFCEKGAFDGDQARAILTAGAAAGLIPRVHANQLSYGPGVQLAVELEAASADHCTHLTDADVDALAQAAGTTVATLLPGAEFSTRAQWPDARRLIDAGVTVALSTDCNPGSSYTSSMPFCIALAVRDMRMTPDEALWSATAGGARALRRTDVGVVTPGARADLALLEAPSHVHLAYRPGVPLVSAVWQRGVRAV